A genome region from Nitrosopumilus oxyclinae includes the following:
- a CDS encoding aminotransferase class I/II-fold pyridoxal phosphate-dependent enzyme, whose protein sequence is MKVSKKVVGVEYAIRDIVLAARKVEQTGMKVDYLNIGDPVQFGFQPPNNVKQALIDAINNGNNFYSSSEGLLELRQEIAKKENAKGLSINADDILITNGVSEGLDMVISSIVEEGDEVLLPGPYYPPYASYVRLHGGVPVEFAVDLNNSIPIIEDIKSKITSKTVAICLISPNNPTGVVFNEKALKDLVDLANEHNLYIICDEIYDQIVFDEKFVGIGKVAGDSPVIVLNGFSKVHLMSGWRIGYIAFNQSPQLVELREHLPKLARVRIATSLPVQYAALESLRGPQEYIGNFVSEMKKHRDLVVKRLNEMPGLSCSNPKGAFYAFPKIEDNKFGTDKEFVTKLLEQKGVLTVHGSGFGEQYGSGHFRLVYLPNLEILNSAMNKIEEFVSNSKQ, encoded by the coding sequence TTGAAAGTATCAAAAAAAGTAGTTGGAGTCGAATATGCAATTAGAGATATCGTTCTAGCTGCTAGAAAAGTTGAACAAACAGGAATGAAAGTTGATTATCTCAACATTGGTGACCCAGTTCAATTTGGATTTCAGCCTCCTAATAATGTAAAACAAGCTTTGATTGATGCAATTAACAATGGAAATAATTTTTACTCTTCATCTGAAGGTCTTTTAGAATTAAGACAAGAAATTGCCAAAAAAGAAAATGCCAAAGGACTTTCAATTAATGCTGATGATATTCTAATCACAAATGGAGTTTCTGAAGGACTTGATATGGTGATATCTTCAATAGTTGAAGAAGGTGATGAGGTATTACTACCTGGGCCATACTATCCTCCATATGCCTCCTATGTTCGATTGCATGGTGGAGTACCTGTAGAGTTTGCAGTAGACTTGAATAATTCTATACCAATTATTGAAGACATTAAATCAAAAATTACATCAAAGACTGTCGCAATCTGTTTGATTAGTCCTAATAATCCAACTGGAGTTGTATTCAATGAAAAAGCACTCAAAGATCTTGTAGATCTTGCAAATGAGCATAATCTTTACATAATTTGTGATGAGATTTATGATCAAATAGTATTTGATGAAAAATTCGTAGGGATTGGGAAAGTAGCTGGTGATTCACCTGTCATTGTTCTAAATGGATTCTCCAAAGTCCATCTAATGTCTGGATGGAGGATTGGATATATTGCATTTAATCAATCACCTCAACTTGTCGAATTACGAGAACATTTACCAAAATTGGCAAGAGTAAGAATTGCAACTAGCCTTCCAGTCCAGTATGCAGCATTGGAATCTCTTCGTGGCCCTCAAGAATACATTGGTAATTTTGTTTCAGAAATGAAAAAACATCGAGACTTGGTTGTTAAACGACTAAATGAAATGCCTGGACTATCTTGTTCTAATCCAAAAGGCGCATTTTATGCATTCCCAAAAATTGAAGATAACAAATTTGGAACTGATAAGGAGTTTGTAACTAAACTGTTAGAACAAAAAGGTGTACTAACTGTTCATGGTTCTGGATTTGGTGAACAATATGGAAGTGGACATTTCAGATTGGTATATTTGCCAAATCTTGAAATATTAAATTCTGCAATGAACAAAATTGAAGAGTTTGTTAGTAATTCCAAACAGTAA
- a CDS encoding pyridoxamine 5'-phosphate oxidase family protein codes for MKKRDEFLKEQKILRLATIGKNKTPHIAPVWYRYSGKKFYIGTNTKTQKAQNVKKNQRVSCCVDVGVNAPNIYGVLVQGNANLILDNAKVKTTAKKILLRYFKDLENKSAKELLENTDCIIEIIPEKFTVWNY; via the coding sequence ATGAAGAAAAGAGATGAATTTCTTAAAGAGCAAAAGATATTACGATTAGCAACAATTGGTAAAAATAAAACTCCACATATTGCGCCTGTTTGGTATAGATATAGTGGAAAAAAATTCTATATTGGAACAAACACTAAAACACAAAAGGCGCAAAATGTTAAGAAAAACCAAAGAGTCTCATGTTGTGTAGATGTTGGAGTTAATGCACCAAACATTTACGGGGTACTAGTACAAGGAAATGCCAATTTAATTTTAGATAATGCCAAAGTCAAAACAACTGCCAAAAAAATTCTATTAAGATATTTTAAAGACTTAGAGAACAAATCTGCAAAAGAACTACTAGAGAATACAGATTGTATTATAGAGATTATTCCTGAAAAGTTTACTGTTTGGAATTACTAA